DNA sequence from the Xanthocytophaga agilis genome:
GTCGCAATCACTAACTCATCTCTGTTCAGGCCCAGTTCCCGAATGGCCTTTCCTGTCATCTCTTCGGATACTCCTTCGGAGTAGACATTGGCCGTGTCAATAAAGTTGATACCTGCCTCTACCGATTGTTTGACTAAATCATTTACCATCTTCTGATCCAGTTGTCCAATCACATTCCAGAATCCTTTTCCACCAAAAGTCATTGTACCTAAACAAAGATCCGAAACCAGAAGTCCGGTATTACCTAGCATTTTGTACTTCATATGTATCTATTGGTTTGTGTGATAAAAATTACTGCTTCTGATCAATTTATTTCACGAAAACAGCCTGCACAAAGGTATAAGCAGGTCAATAGATCAGGCTAACGATTTTCAAAGGAAAAAGTATACTTTTCAAACAATTACTTTCGCAGGGAAAGTGGAGTTGCACCAGTCTTCTTTTTGAAAAAGTTATTAAAATAGGTAGGATATTGAAACCCCAGGCTATAAGCAATCTCGGAAATACTCCAATCAGTATGCAGAAGCAAAGCTTTCGCTTCATTAACGATCCGATTGGTAATATGTACTGTAGTAGGCTTACCCGTTATTTCACGCACAGCATAGTTGAGATGGTTCACATGTACAGATAAGTTGACAGCATAATCACTGGCATTGCGCAACTTTAACACTTGTCCCGGAGAGTCTATCGGAAACTGCCGTTCCAGAAGTTCCAGAAAAAGACTGGCTATTCGGGATGCGGCATTCTGATGTATGAAGGCAGAAATTTCAGGCTGCATTTTCAGCGCTTCATGAATCAGCAGATTCACATGATTGCGTAAAAGATCGTATTTGTAAACATACTCCGTCTCAATCTCTTCCAGCATTCGTTGAAAAAGACTTTCCACATACAAAACCTGTTTATCATTCAGAAAAAACACAGGCGTTCCTCCTATTTTAAACATAGGTACGT
Encoded proteins:
- a CDS encoding helix-turn-helix domain-containing protein; amino-acid sequence: MITKETKTLQDGTQNQSPVRHFNVYSIERSKGKTIPYSRRDFYKVTLLTNHCILHYANRSIEITQPALIFSNPLVPYAFEHLSEVREGYFCIFTEEFLKSGDRMDNVHDVPMFKIGGTPVFFLNDKQVLYVESLFQRMLEEIETEYVYKYDLLRNHVNLLIHEALKMQPEISAFIHQNAASRIASLFLELLERQFPIDSPGQVLKLRNASDYAVNLSVHVNHLNYAVREITGKPTTVHITNRIVNEAKALLLHTDWSISEIAYSLGFQYPTYFNNFFKKKTGATPLSLRK